DNA sequence from the Thermus tengchongensis genome:
AAAGCCCGGCCATCAAGGTGATCGAGGGGCTGAAGGGCTTGGGGATGGAGGTCCAATACCACGATCCCTGGGTGCCCCGGTTTGCGGAAGGGGGGGTGAGCATGGAAAGTGTTCCCCTGACCCCGGAGCTTTTGCAAAGCCAAGACCTCGTGCTCATCACCACCGATCATTCGGTTTTCGACTACCCTTGGATACTGGAGCACGCTCCGCGGGTGTTGGACACCCGGGGGGCTACCCGTGGCCTTAAGCATCCCAAGGTGACCCTGCTATGATGCGATTCGCCCTCATCGGTGCCGCTGGCTATATCGCGCCCCGCCACCTGAAGGCCATGAAGGAGGTGGGGGGACAGCTGGTGGCCGCCCTGGACCCCTTTGATGCCGTAGGCGTGCTGGATAGCTTTTTCCCCGAAGCCCGGTTCTTCACCCATCCAGAAGTGTTTGAGGCCTTTCTAGAGGATGACCCTGTGGATTGGGTTTCCGTGGTGAGCCCCAACTACCTCCACGAGGCCCACATCCGGATGGGGTTGCGCCACGGGGCCCATGTCCTGTGCGAGAAGCCTTTGGTGATCGATCCTGCTTCCCTGGATCGCTTGGCGGAGATGGAAAGGCGCACGGGGAAGAGGGTCTTCACCGTGCTCCAGCTGAGGGTGCATCCCTCCTTGTTGGCCCTTAGGGAGCGCCTCCTGGGCGAAGGCGGGAAGAAAGAGGTAGAGCTTACCTACATCACCAGCCGGGGGCCGTGGTACCAGGAGAGCTGGAAGGCGGACGAGAAGAAGAGCGGGGGCGTGGCCACCAACATCGGTATCCACTTCTTTGATCTCCTTAGCTGGTACTTTGGGGGGATGGAAGCCCTCGAGGTCCACCTCCGCACCCCCACCACGGTGGCGGGCTACCTGGAGTTGGAGAGGGCGCGGGTGCGCTGGTTCCTCTCCATCGATCCCTCGGCGCTCCCCCAGGAGGCAAAGGCCCAGGGAAAGCGCACGTACCGCTCCATCCGCATCGAGGGGGAGGAGGTGGAGTTTTCCGAGGGCTTCACGGACCTGCACACCGAGGTTTACCGCAAGACGCTGTCCGGTGAGGGCTTTGGCCTAAACGAGGCCCGTCCGGGTATTGAGCTGGCGGCAAAGGTGCGCACGGCTGAGGTAAGCGTGCCCAGCCCAAGGGCGCGTCATCCTTTCTTGGGGTGAGCATGGAGTACTTCGTGCACGAGAGCGCCTATGTGGACGAGGGGGCCAGCGTGGGCCGGGGAACCCGCATCTGGCACTTCAGCCACATCATGCCCGGCGCGGAAATCGGCGAGGAATGCACCCTCGGCCAGAACGTGTTTGTGGCTAAAGGGGTGAAGGTAGGGCGGGGTTGCAAAATCCAAAACAACGTTTCCCTGTACGAAGGCGTGGTTTTGGAGGACTTTGTGTTTGTAGGCCCAAGCGCCGTGTTTACCAACGTCCGCACGCCGAGGGCCGCCTTCCCGCGCAACCGCAGCGAGGATTACTTGAAGACGTGGGTGAAGCGGGGAGCCACCATTGGGGCCAACGCCACCATCGTTTGCGGCGTCACCATAGGGGAGTGGGCCTTTGTGGCGGCGGGGGCCGTGGTTACCAAGGACGTTCCCCCCTATGCCTTGGTGGCCGGGGTACCGGCCAGGGTGGTGGGCTACGCCTGCGAGTGCGGGGTGCCTCTTAAGTTTGCCTCAGAAGAGGAGGGTGTAGAGGCGGTTTGCCGGGAGTGCGGGCGGCGGTACCGCAAGGAGGGGGAAAGGGTATGGAGGGTGGCGTGAGGGCGCGCATCCCCATCCTGGACCTTACCCCGGAGGTGGAGGCCCTGTGGGACGAGCTTATGGCGGCCATCACCCGGGTGCTCCGTTCAGGGCAGTTCATCTTGGGCCCGGAGGTGGAGGCCTTTGAGCGGGAGGTGGCCGAGTACCTGGGCGTGAAGCACGCCATAGGGCTCAACTCTGGCACCGATGCCCTGGTGATAGGTCTGAGGGCCTTGGGGATAGGCCCGGGGGATGAGGTCATCACCACTCCTTTCACCTTTTTCGCCACCGCAGAGGCCATCAGTTTAGCGGGGGCTACCCCTGTTTTTGTGGATATCGACCCGAGGACGTTTAACATCAATCCCGAGCTGATCCCCCCCGCCATCACTCCCCGGACCAAGGCCATTCTGCCCGTCCACCTCTACGGCAGACCGGCAGAAATGGATGCCCTACTGGCCATAGCAGAGGAGCATGGGCTGAAAGTGTTAGAGGACTGCGCCCAGGCCTTCGGGGCCACCTATCGGGGCAAGAAGGTGGGTACCTGGGGCCATGCCGGAGCGTTTTCCTTCTTCCCCAGCAAGAACCTGGGGGCCTATGGTGACGGGGGGCTTCTGGCCACCAACGACGATGAGGTGGCGGAGCTGGCCCGGATGCTTAGGGCCCACGGCTCGAGGCGCAAGTACTACAACGAGACGGTAGGCTACAACTCCCGCTTAGATGCTCTTCAGGCGGCTATCCTGCGGGTCAAACTGCCCCACGTGGACCGGTGGAATGCCGAGAGGCGGAAGGTGGCAGAGCGCTACAACCAGCTTCTTGCGGGGACTCCTGGGCTTGTCCTTCCCGAGGTGTCCGAGGGACACGTGTTCCACCAGTACACCGTGCGCGTCCTCGAGGGTCAAAGGGATAGGGTAAAGCAAGCCCTGGCGGAAGCAGGCATTGGTACCATGGTCTACTACCCGGTTCCTCTACACCGGCTTCCTGTCTATGGCTACTCTGAAGGTGTTTTCCCGGAGGCTGAGCGGGCTGCTACCGAAGTCCTTTCCCTGCCAATGGGTCCTTTCGTGGGAGTCAAAGAGCAGGAGAGGGTGGCTCAGCACTTGGGTGTCGCGCAATGAAGTTTTTTCTGGCACGCCCTTTGCTCAAGGGTTCTTTTATCCGAGGGGTGTTGGCGATAGCCGGGAGCACAGCCCTGGCGCAAGGGGTTGCGATTATTTCCTCGCCCATATTGACCCGTCTTTATGAGCCCAGCGATCTAGGTGTCTGGGGATTGTTTGTAAGCTATATTGCGGTAGTTTCAGCATTGGGCTCGCTGCGCTACGAGGTTGCGGTCGTTGCGGCCAAAGAGGATCAAGATGCTC
Encoded proteins:
- a CDS encoding acyltransferase, translated to MEYFVHESAYVDEGASVGRGTRIWHFSHIMPGAEIGEECTLGQNVFVAKGVKVGRGCKIQNNVSLYEGVVLEDFVFVGPSAVFTNVRTPRAAFPRNRSEDYLKTWVKRGATIGANATIVCGVTIGEWAFVAAGAVVTKDVPPYALVAGVPARVVGYACECGVPLKFASEEEGVEAVCRECGRRYRKEGERVWRVA
- a CDS encoding aminotransferase class I/II-fold pyridoxal phosphate-dependent enzyme, producing MRARIPILDLTPEVEALWDELMAAITRVLRSGQFILGPEVEAFEREVAEYLGVKHAIGLNSGTDALVIGLRALGIGPGDEVITTPFTFFATAEAISLAGATPVFVDIDPRTFNINPELIPPAITPRTKAILPVHLYGRPAEMDALLAIAEEHGLKVLEDCAQAFGATYRGKKVGTWGHAGAFSFFPSKNLGAYGDGGLLATNDDEVAELARMLRAHGSRRKYYNETVGYNSRLDALQAAILRVKLPHVDRWNAERRKVAERYNQLLAGTPGLVLPEVSEGHVFHQYTVRVLEGQRDRVKQALAEAGIGTMVYYPVPLHRLPVYGYSEGVFPEAERAATEVLSLPMGPFVGVKEQERVAQHLGVAQ
- a CDS encoding Gfo/Idh/MocA family protein, whose amino-acid sequence is MMRFALIGAAGYIAPRHLKAMKEVGGQLVAALDPFDAVGVLDSFFPEARFFTHPEVFEAFLEDDPVDWVSVVSPNYLHEAHIRMGLRHGAHVLCEKPLVIDPASLDRLAEMERRTGKRVFTVLQLRVHPSLLALRERLLGEGGKKEVELTYITSRGPWYQESWKADEKKSGGVATNIGIHFFDLLSWYFGGMEALEVHLRTPTTVAGYLELERARVRWFLSIDPSALPQEAKAQGKRTYRSIRIEGEEVEFSEGFTDLHTEVYRKTLSGEGFGLNEARPGIELAAKVRTAEVSVPSPRARHPFLG